CTTAAAAGAATAGAAAATAAAGATACGCGAAATTATTACGTTTCTTATTGTGCAGAAATACTCAGCTTGGGAGATACCAGACTTATACCTTTACGGGTGGAAAATCTTTTAACGCAGATTGCACCAGCTAGAACGCAGCGTCAACCAACACCGCTACGCAAGCATTCAAGAGCTAGAGTAGAAAAAGCAACTACAGATAATAGCGATACCTTCGGCACACTCCGTGAACGCGGTCTTTTAGATCAAGCAGAAGCTTTATTACTGCGGATTTATTTGCATTGTCCCGAACAGCGTCAAGCTATTATTGCAGCTTTAGAGGAGCGAGATTTACAATTTAGTCTTTCGCACCACCGATTTTTGTGGCAAAAGATTTTAGAGATGACTGTTGACATAGATGCCAATTTAGTATCAAATTTGCAAGATAGATATTTGGAATTTTCGGAGGAAATGAAGTTAGTTTCGCATCTGTTTCATGTCAGCGAGAAAGAACAAAAAGAAATTTTGCGTACTCCGCAAGTTATTCAAGTTACGACTGCTTGTATGGAACGAGTGTTGCGAGAAAAGCGCTGCCGTCGCTATTTGGAATTGTGGAAGCAAACCGATCCAGAAGCAGAACCAGAGCGATATCAATCATATTGTGAAGCTTTCTATGCCGAAAACCAGCGAATTCAAGAATTAGATCGGCAACGACTATATTCGATTACAGATTTGTTGTCGGGTTGATGTAGTGCGATCGCGCTTGTGAAGGTGAAGGTGCGATCATTCTTTTACCGCAATTCGTTAAACTCCTCTTCAGTAATACCCAACTGCTTAAGAATTTGATAAAATAACCAACTACCAATTTCAGCATTACCATGAATAGGAATTGTTGTTGCTCGTCCATCTGGATGTTGCCAACGAGCATGGCTTCCCTTCTGTCGTACTTTTTCAAATCCAAGTTTCCGAGCAACTCTTTCCAATTCACTTGCTTTAGCTGGCATTGGCAATCACCAGATCAACGTTTTCAGGCAGCGATCGCCCTTCTTCTGCGTACTCTTCTTGAATCATCTCAAAAACATAGATGAGTTCGGTACGAGCTTCGTCTGGTGTTCTTCCCCAAGCGTGACAACTAGAAATCGCTGGGACGTATGCAACAAAGGTGCCATTGTCATCGGGACGGATCACAACAGTGTAATCTTGTAGAGACTTCATGGGTATAGCCTTACAGGTTTCATAAATAATGTAGCGCGATTATGCTTTTTGATAGCAATTAAATGCTATGTAAAACTAGCGACTTCCACAAAACGTTCAACAGCCAAGCTTTTACGATTGAGTTTAATTCGCTCAATTTCATGAAGGGTTTCCGCTGTAAAGTAACTTTCGCCGCAATGAAGACAAGTTATCACGGGAATGTTTTCTATAACCAGCAGGTCTTGACCCTTGCCATAGGTTCTAGTAATCCTGCGGATTCTTGCTTTTTCGCTTCCACAAATATCACACACCATCTAGCATTTTCCTGCTATTAGAGTACATATACAGTAATGATAACGACTTTTCCAGTCGGACTCAGCTTGGCGATTATCTCTACTTTGATTTATCTAGTATCAACCATTTCAAAATATGTATTTATACGGTGTTAAATAATAAAAATTATAGATATATTGCTGGTTAATCGTAATGACAATTAATTAAAATTATGGATGAAGTAGTTAGAAAGGTTGCAACTTTAGGTTTACCTGGGGTGCTACTAGTAGTGACAATGGCTGCTACAGGATTTGCTGGTGCTGCTGCTATGACGACAGCCTTAGCAGCTCTCGGTGGACCTTTTGGAATGATAGGTGGTATAACTGTTCTCGGAATCGCTGGATTAGTAGCAGATGCTCTGAGCAAATATGGCATTGATGGTCTTTTAACAGGAATATATTTGAAACGAAAGAATAAAGAGCCAAAAGAAAAACTTTGTAAAGAAATAAACGACTTACCTATTTCTAGCGATATGAAGCGCAAACTCAGGGAAGTTATCGGTTGTAATGATAATAATTTGTAAGTTTAAATTCTAGCATAGCTCTATAACTATAAAAGCAACTGTTGCAAAATACGAAGCCCGTCTAATCACGGGCTTTGTTCGTGAGCCAGCATATCTATATTTATTATCTACCTCGCAGTCGCGGGCATTCCCAAAATATCCTATATCTTCGGCATTTACTCCAACCGAATCACTCTACTTTAACTTACTGCAAAAGGCTTTCAATTTCCTCATCACTAAAGCCAAATTGCCTAAAAATACGCAAAACATAAGCAGGAGACATTTCCCCCGCACCCATATCTATAGGAACTACTCTCCGTTGACCTTCTACTTCACCAGTATATAACCGATGGTCGCCTTTTCCCTCTCTATAAAATGTGCATCCGCCTTTTTCTAAAATCTTAATTAACTGCTTTGGTTTAAGAGAGGGAATATTTTTAGGCATAAACCTTCCTTAATTCATAT
This Tolypothrix sp. NIES-4075 DNA region includes the following protein-coding sequences:
- a CDS encoding type II toxin-antitoxin system HicA family toxin; this translates as MPAKASELERVARKLGFEKVRQKGSHARWQHPDGRATTIPIHGNAEIGSWLFYQILKQLGITEEEFNELR
- a CDS encoding type II toxin-antitoxin system HicB family antitoxin, yielding MKSLQDYTVVIRPDDNGTFVAYVPAISSCHAWGRTPDEARTELIYVFEMIQEEYAEEGRSLPENVDLVIANAS
- a CDS encoding type II toxin-antitoxin system MqsA family antitoxin translates to MVCDICGSEKARIRRITRTYGKGQDLLVIENIPVITCLHCGESYFTAETLHEIERIKLNRKSLAVERFVEVASFT
- a CDS encoding type II toxin-antitoxin system HicA family toxin, translating into MPKNIPSLKPKQLIKILEKGGCTFYREGKGDHRLYTGEVEGQRRVVPIDMGAGEMSPAYVLRIFRQFGFSDEEIESLLQ